One Carassius carassius chromosome 20, fCarCar2.1, whole genome shotgun sequence DNA segment encodes these proteins:
- the LOC132096157 gene encoding disco-interacting protein 2 homolog C-like isoform X2, which yields MADRDSLQLPLEVRARLAELELELSEGDITQKGYEKKRSKLLQAYLPHTPGAERRIPVTPSSSSSSSSRYQRRRSTGTRDERYRSDVHSEAVQAALEQHSERKMAVLLPSKRQSLIGQTSMDTYTPPDSSSGSDGEGSLGRAGGVSVDSWISRALHGSPSTSSSSSSHSNSSANAARLAETNIHSYGIGPMSHLSLKRWGLREMGVSAENGIVVRHSSDYQSDRPWSSLDSEDSLSAPPDITSYMPDPAPISVPCQQVTMIARPPPKYGNAELMETGDGVPVSSRVSAKIQQLVNTLKRPKRRPLREFFVEDFEELLEVQQPDPSLPRPEGAESTPIQGEELNGLKNCPASLEAALLRWGAIAPKAPCLTTTHSNAKQPYTLTYGKLWSKSLKLAYNLLHKLGSKQEPIIHPGDRVALVYPNSDPAAFMVAFYGCLLAEVVPVPIEVPLTKKDAGSQQIGFLLGSCGVAVALTSDACHKGLPKSASGDVMQFKGWPKLLWVLTDSKHLSKPPREWFPLIKDANNDTAYIEYKTCKDGSVLGITVTRMAMLTHCQTLTHTCGYSEAETMVNVLDFKKGIGFWHSVQTSVLNMLHVVGVPYALMKVNPLSWIQKVCQYKAKVACVKSRDLHWALMAYKDQSDTNMSSLRMLLVADGSNPWSISSCDAFLNVFQSMGLRSEVICPCAGSPEALTVAVRRPQEGSSKPAGRGVLSMTNLSHGVIRVDTGEKLSVLTLQDVGTAMPGAMVCVVKLEGVPVLCKTDEIGEICVSSVATGMSYYGLTGMSKNTFEVCPAACDGGLVSDCVFVRSGLLGFVGPGGMIFISGTLEGLMQVGGRKHNADDIIATALAVEPMKFIYRGRTVVFSVNVLYDERIVLVAEQRPDSTEEESYQWMSRVLQAIDGIHQVGVYCLALVPANTLPKTPLGGIHLSETKQLFLEGALHPCSILMCPHSCITNLPKPRQKQPEVGPASVMVGNLVAGKRMAQASGRDLSHMEENEQFLFLSEVLQWRAQTTPDHILYTLINSRGAIGSSLTCLQLHKRAEKIATLLYERGQLRDGDHVALVYPPGLDLIAAFYGCLYAGCIPITVRPPHPQNISTTLPTVKMILEVSRSVCVMTTQAISKLLKSRDASVAVDFKSWPPILETDDLPKRRCPLLYKPCDPDSVAYLDFSVSTTGMLAGVKMSHNATSALCRSVKLQCELYPSREVAVCLDPYCGLGFVLWCLCSVYAGQQSVLISPMDLEVNPALWLQSVSQFKVRDTFCSYSVMELCTRSLSSLTDSLKARGMDLTRVRSCVVVAEERPRVALTQSFCKLFKDVGLHPRAVSTAFGCRVNLAICLQVKKMIFMFVQGTSGPDPTTVYVDMRALRHDRVRLVERGSPHSLALMESGKILPGVRIIIANPETKGPIGDSHLGEIWVHSPQNASGYFTVFGEEIVRSDHFGARLSFGDTQTVWARTGYLGFLRRTDLTDASGERHDALYVVGALDEVMELRGMKYHPIDIETSIIRAHRNITECAVFTWTNLLVVVVELDGSEQEALDLVPMVTNVVLEEHYLIVGVVVVVDTGVIPINSRGEKQRMHLRDGFLADQLDPIYVAYNM from the exons ATGGCAGACCGTGATTCGTTACAGCTGCCGTTGGAGGTGCGCGCGCGGCTCGCGGAGCTCGAGCTGGAACTGTCGGAGG gtgatATCACCCAGAAGGGCTACGAGAAGAAAAGATCCAAACTTTTACAAGCTTACCTACCTCACACacca GGGGCAGAGCGCCGTATCCCTGTCACACCATCTTCATCGTCTTCCTCATCCTCCCGCTACCAACGACGACGGTCCACTGGCACAAGGGATGAACGTTACCGCTCAG ATGTTCACTCAGAAGCTGTCCAGGCTGCACTGGAGCAACACAGCGAGAGAAAGATGGCTGTGCTGTTGCCATCCAAGCGGCAGTCGCTGATCGGTCAAACCTCCATGGACACGTACAcacctccag aCTCGTCCTCCGGCTCTGACGGTGAGGGGTCTCTGGGGAGGGCTGGAGGTGTCAGCGTGGACTCTTGGATCAGCAGAGCTCTCCATGGCTCACCTTCaacatcatcgtcatcatcgtcGCACAGCAACAGCTCTGCTAATGCAGCCCGACTCGCAGAGACTAACATACACTCATACGGCA TTGGTCCGATGTCTCATCTGTCTCTAAAAAGGTGGGGCTTAAGAGAAATGGGCGTTTCTGCTGAGAATGGAATAGTTGTCAGGCACTCTAGTGACTACCAATCAGATCGCCCTTGGTCGTCTCTGGATTCTGAGG ACAGTCTGTCGGCCCCACCTGACATCACCAGCTACATGCCAGACCCCGCCCCCATCTCTGTTCCATGCCAACAGGTCACCATGATAGCCAGGCCCCCGCCCAAATATGGCAATGCTGAGCTGATGGAGACAGGagatg GTGTGCCTGTCAGTAGCCGTGTGTCGGCGAAGATCCAGCAGCTAGTTAACACTCTAAAGCGACCCAAGCGAAGACCCCTGAGAGAGTTCTTTGTGGAGGATTTTGAAGAACTTCTGGAAG TGCAGCAGCCTGATCCTTCTCTGCCACGCCCAGAGGGGGCGGAGTCAACCCCCATACAAGGAGAAGAGCTCAACGGACTCAAGAACTGCCCCGCCTCCCTGGAAGCAGCCCTTCTGCGCTGGGGTGCCATTGCACCCAAAGCTCCCTGTCTGACCACTACACACAGCAATGCCAAACAGCCATACACACTTACATATg GCAAGCTCTGGTCCAAGAGTTTAAAGTTGGCCTATAACCTTCTCCACAAACTGGGATCCAAACAAGAGCCAATCATTCACCCTGGAGACAGG GTAGCATTGGTTTACCCCAACAGTGACCCAGCAGCGTTCATGGTGGCGTTTTATGGCTGTCTTTTGGCTGAAGTTGTTCCTGTTCCAATTGAAGTACCACTTACAAAGAAG GATGCTGGGAGTCAACAAATTGGTTTCCTGTTGGGTAGCTGTGGAGTTGCTGTGGCATTAACAAGTGATGCATGTCATAAGGGTCTTCCCAAGAGTGCTAGTGGTGATGTCATGCAGTTTAAAG GCTGGCCAAAGTTGCTCTGGGTGCTGACTGACTCCAAACATTTATCTAAACCCCCACGAGAATGGTTTCCTCTCATTAAAGATGCTAACAATGACACAGCATACATAGAG TATAAGACCTGTAAGGACGGGAGTGTGCTGGGAATAACTGTGACAAGAATGGCGATGCTCACACACTGCCAAACACTTACACATACCTGCGGATACAGTGAGG ctGAGACTATGGTGAATGTGTTAGACTTTAAGAAAGGCATCGGCTTTTGGCACAGTGTTCAAACG AGTGTGTTGAATATGTTACATGTGGTCGGTGTTCCATATGCACTTATGAAGGTGAATCCTCTGTCCTGGATCCAGAAAGTCTGCCAGTACAAAg CTAAGGTGGCGTGTGTGAAGAGTAGGGATCTACACTGGGCTCTGATGGCCTACAAAGACCAGAGTGACACCAACATGAGCTCACTGCGAATGCTGCTGGTCGCTGATGGATCAAATCcct GGTCGATATCCTCCTGCGACGCATTCCTGAATGTGTTTCAGAGCATGGgcttgaggtcagaggtcatatgCCCGTGTGCTGGCTCCCCCGAGGCACTAACTGTAGCTGTGAGGAG GCCTCAGGAGGGCAGCTCTAAGCCAGCAGGCCGAGGGGTCCTAAGTATGACGAATCTGAGTCACGGGGTCATCAGAGTGGACACTGGAGAGAAGCTGTCCGTCCTGACTCTACAGGATGTGGGCACGGCCATGCCAGGAG caATGGTGTGTGTTGTTAAACTGGAGGGTGTTCCTGTACTGTGTAAAACCGATGAGATTGGAGAGATCTGTGTGTCGTCTGTTGCCACGGGAATGTCATATTATGGGCTTACAGGAATGAGCAAGAACACATTTGAG GTGTGTCCAGCGGCGTGTGACGGTGGATTGGTCAGCGACTGTGTATTTGTGAGGTCAGGTCTGCTGGGGTTCGTGGGTCCGGGCGGGATGATCTTCATCTCTGGTACACTGGAAGGACTGATGCAGGTCGGGGGTCGGAAACACAATGCTGATGATATCATCGCTACAGCTCTTGCTGTGGAGCCCATGAAGTTCATCTATAGAGGAAG GACAGTGGTGTTCTCAGTGAATGTGTTGTATGATGAGAGGATTGTGCTGGTAGCAGAACAGAGACCAGATTCAACTGAAGAAGAGAGTTACCAGTGGATGAGCCGAGTgttgcag gctATAGATGGGATTCATCAGGTGGGAGTGTACTGTCTGGCATTGGTTCCTGCCAACACCCTCCCCAAAACCCCTCTGGGTGGAATCCACCTGTCTGAGACCAAACAGCTGTTCCTGGAGGGGGCGCTACACCCCTGCAGTATCCTCATGTGCCCTCACTCCTGCATCACCAACCTGCCCAAACCCAGACAGAAACAACCCG AGGTGGGTCCTGCCTCTGTGATGGTGGGGAATCTCGTTGCAGGAAAGCGAATGGCTCAGGCCAGCGGACGAGATCTGAGTCACATGGAGGAGAATGAGCAG TTCCTGTTTTTGTCGGAGGTGCTGCAGTGGAGAGCTCAGACAACGCCTGACCACATACTTTACACGCTCATTAACTCACGG GGGGCAATAGGAAGCTCTCTGACCTGTCTACAGCTTCACAAGAGAGCAGAGAAAATCGCCACTTTGCTGTATGAAAGAGGACAGCTACGAGACGGAGACCATGTAGCATTAGTTTATCCACCAG GTTTAGATCTTATCGCTGCCTTTTACGGCTGTCTGTATGCAGGCTGTATTCCTATAACTGTTCGACCACCTCACCCTCAGAACATCTCCACTACACTACCTACAGTTAAAATGATCCTAGAG GTGAGTCGTTCAGTGTGTGTTATGACCACCCAAGCAATCTCTAAACTTCTGAAGTCCAGAGATGCGTCAGTGGCTGTGGACTTTAAATCATGGCCTCCTATCCTGGAAACAG acGACTTGCCAAAGAGGCGTTGTCCTCTGCTGTATAAACCATGTGACCCAGACTCAGTGGCGTATCTGGACTTCAGTGTGTCCACTACAGGAATGCTCGCTGGAGTGAAG ATGTCTCACAATGCAACCAGTGCCCTGTGTCGCTCTGTTAAACTGCAGTGTGAGTTGTATCCCTCTCGCGAGGTGGCCGTGTGTCTCGACCCATACTGTGGCCTGGGCTTCGTCCTGTGGTGTCTCTGCAG cGTGTATGCAGGGCAGCAGTCTGTTCTGATCTCTCCAATGGATCTAGAGGTGAATCCTGCTTTGTGGCTGCAGTCCGTCAGTCAGTTTAAAGTCCGAGACACGTTCTGCTCATACTCTGTGATGGAGCTCTGCACAAGATCTCTCAGCTCTCTCACTGATTCTCTGAAG GCCCGTGGGATGGATCTGACCCGTGTGCGTTCGTGTGTGGTTGTGGCTGAAGAGAGGCCCCGTGTTGCTCTGACGCAGTCCTTCTGTAAGCTCTTTAAGGACGTGGGGCTGCACCCGCGTGCCGTCAGCACTGCCTTCGGCTGCAGGGTCAATCTCGCCATCTGCCTACAGGTCA AGAAGATGATTTTTATGTTTGTGCAGGGAACATCAGGACCGGATCCTACTACTGTCTATGTGGACATGAGAGCACTGAGACATGACag ggtGAGACTGGTTGAAAGAGGATCTCCACACAGTCTAGCTCTCATGGAATCTGGGAAG attttacCTGGTGTACGCATCATCATCGCTAACCCAGAGACAAAAGGACCAATCGGAGACTCTCATTTAGGGGAG ATCTGGGTCCACAGTCCACAGAATGCCAGTGGGTACTTCACTGTGTTTGGAGAGGAGATTGTGCGTTCGGATCATTTCGGAGCCAGGTTGAGCTTTGGAGACACTCAGACTGTGTGGGCCAGAACCGGATACCTGGGGTTCCTGCGCAGGACCGACCTCACTGATGCAAGTGGAG AAAGGCACGATGCCCTTTATGTGGTGGGAGCGTTAGATGAAGTCATGGAGCTGAGAGGTATGAAATACCATCCCATTGACATTGAAACGTCCATCATCAGGGCACACCGGAATATCACAGAGTG CGCCGTGTTCACATGGACGAATCTCTTAGTGGTGGTGGTGGAGTTGGATGGTTCCGAGCAGGAAGCTCTAGATCTGGTTCCCATGGTAACTAATGTGGTTCTAGAGGAACACTATTTGATTGTTGGCGTGGTGGTCGTCGTGGACACTGGCGTAATTCCCATTAACTCTCGCGGAGAGAAGCAACGCATGCACCTACGGGACGGCTTCCTCGCCGACCAGCTCGACCCCATATATGTGGCTTACAACATGTAG
- the LOC132096157 gene encoding disco-interacting protein 2 homolog C-like isoform X1 yields MADRDSLQLPLEVRARLAELELELSEGDITQKGYEKKRSKLLQAYLPHTPGAERRIPVTPSSSSSSSSRYQRRRSTGTRDERYRSDVHSEAVQAALEQHSERKMAVLLPSKRQSLIGQTSMDTYTPPDSSSGSDGEGSLGRAGGVSVDSWISRALHGSPSTSSSSSSHSNSSANAARLAETNIHSYGIGPMSHLSLKRWGLREMGVSAENGIVVRHSSDYQSDRPWSSLDSEDSLSAPPDITSYMPDPAPISVPCQQVTMIARPPPKYGNAELMETGDGVPVSSRVSAKIQQLVNTLKRPKRRPLREFFVEDFEELLEVQQPDPSLPRPEGAESTPIQGEELNGLKNCPASLEAALLRWGAIAPKAPCLTTTHSNAKQPYTLTYGKLWSKSLKLAYNLLHKLGSKQEPIIHPGDRVALVYPNSDPAAFMVAFYGCLLAEVVPVPIEVPLTKKDAGSQQIGFLLGSCGVAVALTSDACHKGLPKSASGDVMQFKGWPKLLWVLTDSKHLSKPPREWFPLIKDANNDTAYIEYKTCKDGSVLGITVTRMAMLTHCQTLTHTCGYSEAETMVNVLDFKKGIGFWHSVQTSVLNMLHVVGVPYALMKVNPLSWIQKVCQYKAKVACVKSRDLHWALMAYKDQSDTNMSSLRMLLVADGSNPWSISSCDAFLNVFQSMGLRSEVICPCAGSPEALTVAVRRPQEGSSKPAGRGVLSMTNLSHGVIRVDTGEKLSVLTLQDVGTAMPGAMVCVVKLEGVPVLCKTDEIGEICVSSVATGMSYYGLTGMSKNTFEVCPAACDGGLVSDCVFVRSGLLGFVGPGGMIFISGTLEGLMQVGGRKHNADDIIATALAVEPMKFIYRGRTVVFSVNVLYDERIVLVAEQRPDSTEEESYQWMSRVLQAIDGIHQVGVYCLALVPANTLPKTPLGGIHLSETKQLFLEGALHPCSILMCPHSCITNLPKPRQKQPEVGPASVMVGNLVAGKRMAQASGRDLSHMEENEQFLFLSEVLQWRAQTTPDHILYTLINSRGAIGSSLTCLQLHKRAEKIATLLYERGQLRDGDHVALVYPPGLDLIAAFYGCLYAGCIPITVRPPHPQNISTTLPTVKMILEVSRSVCVMTTQAISKLLKSRDASVAVDFKSWPPILETDDLPKRRCPLLYKPCDPDSVAYLDFSVSTTGMLAGVKMSHNATSALCRSVKLQCELYPSREVAVCLDPYCGLGFVLWCLCSVYAGQQSVLISPMDLEVNPALWLQSVSQFKVRDTFCSYSVMELCTRSLSSLTDSLKARGMDLTRVRSCVVVAEERPRVALTQSFCKLFKDVGLHPRAVSTAFGCRVNLAICLQPHRLGKLAEQGTSGPDPTTVYVDMRALRHDRVRLVERGSPHSLALMESGKILPGVRIIIANPETKGPIGDSHLGEIWVHSPQNASGYFTVFGEEIVRSDHFGARLSFGDTQTVWARTGYLGFLRRTDLTDASGERHDALYVVGALDEVMELRGMKYHPIDIETSIIRAHRNITECAVFTWTNLLVVVVELDGSEQEALDLVPMVTNVVLEEHYLIVGVVVVVDTGVIPINSRGEKQRMHLRDGFLADQLDPIYVAYNM; encoded by the exons ATGGCAGACCGTGATTCGTTACAGCTGCCGTTGGAGGTGCGCGCGCGGCTCGCGGAGCTCGAGCTGGAACTGTCGGAGG gtgatATCACCCAGAAGGGCTACGAGAAGAAAAGATCCAAACTTTTACAAGCTTACCTACCTCACACacca GGGGCAGAGCGCCGTATCCCTGTCACACCATCTTCATCGTCTTCCTCATCCTCCCGCTACCAACGACGACGGTCCACTGGCACAAGGGATGAACGTTACCGCTCAG ATGTTCACTCAGAAGCTGTCCAGGCTGCACTGGAGCAACACAGCGAGAGAAAGATGGCTGTGCTGTTGCCATCCAAGCGGCAGTCGCTGATCGGTCAAACCTCCATGGACACGTACAcacctccag aCTCGTCCTCCGGCTCTGACGGTGAGGGGTCTCTGGGGAGGGCTGGAGGTGTCAGCGTGGACTCTTGGATCAGCAGAGCTCTCCATGGCTCACCTTCaacatcatcgtcatcatcgtcGCACAGCAACAGCTCTGCTAATGCAGCCCGACTCGCAGAGACTAACATACACTCATACGGCA TTGGTCCGATGTCTCATCTGTCTCTAAAAAGGTGGGGCTTAAGAGAAATGGGCGTTTCTGCTGAGAATGGAATAGTTGTCAGGCACTCTAGTGACTACCAATCAGATCGCCCTTGGTCGTCTCTGGATTCTGAGG ACAGTCTGTCGGCCCCACCTGACATCACCAGCTACATGCCAGACCCCGCCCCCATCTCTGTTCCATGCCAACAGGTCACCATGATAGCCAGGCCCCCGCCCAAATATGGCAATGCTGAGCTGATGGAGACAGGagatg GTGTGCCTGTCAGTAGCCGTGTGTCGGCGAAGATCCAGCAGCTAGTTAACACTCTAAAGCGACCCAAGCGAAGACCCCTGAGAGAGTTCTTTGTGGAGGATTTTGAAGAACTTCTGGAAG TGCAGCAGCCTGATCCTTCTCTGCCACGCCCAGAGGGGGCGGAGTCAACCCCCATACAAGGAGAAGAGCTCAACGGACTCAAGAACTGCCCCGCCTCCCTGGAAGCAGCCCTTCTGCGCTGGGGTGCCATTGCACCCAAAGCTCCCTGTCTGACCACTACACACAGCAATGCCAAACAGCCATACACACTTACATATg GCAAGCTCTGGTCCAAGAGTTTAAAGTTGGCCTATAACCTTCTCCACAAACTGGGATCCAAACAAGAGCCAATCATTCACCCTGGAGACAGG GTAGCATTGGTTTACCCCAACAGTGACCCAGCAGCGTTCATGGTGGCGTTTTATGGCTGTCTTTTGGCTGAAGTTGTTCCTGTTCCAATTGAAGTACCACTTACAAAGAAG GATGCTGGGAGTCAACAAATTGGTTTCCTGTTGGGTAGCTGTGGAGTTGCTGTGGCATTAACAAGTGATGCATGTCATAAGGGTCTTCCCAAGAGTGCTAGTGGTGATGTCATGCAGTTTAAAG GCTGGCCAAAGTTGCTCTGGGTGCTGACTGACTCCAAACATTTATCTAAACCCCCACGAGAATGGTTTCCTCTCATTAAAGATGCTAACAATGACACAGCATACATAGAG TATAAGACCTGTAAGGACGGGAGTGTGCTGGGAATAACTGTGACAAGAATGGCGATGCTCACACACTGCCAAACACTTACACATACCTGCGGATACAGTGAGG ctGAGACTATGGTGAATGTGTTAGACTTTAAGAAAGGCATCGGCTTTTGGCACAGTGTTCAAACG AGTGTGTTGAATATGTTACATGTGGTCGGTGTTCCATATGCACTTATGAAGGTGAATCCTCTGTCCTGGATCCAGAAAGTCTGCCAGTACAAAg CTAAGGTGGCGTGTGTGAAGAGTAGGGATCTACACTGGGCTCTGATGGCCTACAAAGACCAGAGTGACACCAACATGAGCTCACTGCGAATGCTGCTGGTCGCTGATGGATCAAATCcct GGTCGATATCCTCCTGCGACGCATTCCTGAATGTGTTTCAGAGCATGGgcttgaggtcagaggtcatatgCCCGTGTGCTGGCTCCCCCGAGGCACTAACTGTAGCTGTGAGGAG GCCTCAGGAGGGCAGCTCTAAGCCAGCAGGCCGAGGGGTCCTAAGTATGACGAATCTGAGTCACGGGGTCATCAGAGTGGACACTGGAGAGAAGCTGTCCGTCCTGACTCTACAGGATGTGGGCACGGCCATGCCAGGAG caATGGTGTGTGTTGTTAAACTGGAGGGTGTTCCTGTACTGTGTAAAACCGATGAGATTGGAGAGATCTGTGTGTCGTCTGTTGCCACGGGAATGTCATATTATGGGCTTACAGGAATGAGCAAGAACACATTTGAG GTGTGTCCAGCGGCGTGTGACGGTGGATTGGTCAGCGACTGTGTATTTGTGAGGTCAGGTCTGCTGGGGTTCGTGGGTCCGGGCGGGATGATCTTCATCTCTGGTACACTGGAAGGACTGATGCAGGTCGGGGGTCGGAAACACAATGCTGATGATATCATCGCTACAGCTCTTGCTGTGGAGCCCATGAAGTTCATCTATAGAGGAAG GACAGTGGTGTTCTCAGTGAATGTGTTGTATGATGAGAGGATTGTGCTGGTAGCAGAACAGAGACCAGATTCAACTGAAGAAGAGAGTTACCAGTGGATGAGCCGAGTgttgcag gctATAGATGGGATTCATCAGGTGGGAGTGTACTGTCTGGCATTGGTTCCTGCCAACACCCTCCCCAAAACCCCTCTGGGTGGAATCCACCTGTCTGAGACCAAACAGCTGTTCCTGGAGGGGGCGCTACACCCCTGCAGTATCCTCATGTGCCCTCACTCCTGCATCACCAACCTGCCCAAACCCAGACAGAAACAACCCG AGGTGGGTCCTGCCTCTGTGATGGTGGGGAATCTCGTTGCAGGAAAGCGAATGGCTCAGGCCAGCGGACGAGATCTGAGTCACATGGAGGAGAATGAGCAG TTCCTGTTTTTGTCGGAGGTGCTGCAGTGGAGAGCTCAGACAACGCCTGACCACATACTTTACACGCTCATTAACTCACGG GGGGCAATAGGAAGCTCTCTGACCTGTCTACAGCTTCACAAGAGAGCAGAGAAAATCGCCACTTTGCTGTATGAAAGAGGACAGCTACGAGACGGAGACCATGTAGCATTAGTTTATCCACCAG GTTTAGATCTTATCGCTGCCTTTTACGGCTGTCTGTATGCAGGCTGTATTCCTATAACTGTTCGACCACCTCACCCTCAGAACATCTCCACTACACTACCTACAGTTAAAATGATCCTAGAG GTGAGTCGTTCAGTGTGTGTTATGACCACCCAAGCAATCTCTAAACTTCTGAAGTCCAGAGATGCGTCAGTGGCTGTGGACTTTAAATCATGGCCTCCTATCCTGGAAACAG acGACTTGCCAAAGAGGCGTTGTCCTCTGCTGTATAAACCATGTGACCCAGACTCAGTGGCGTATCTGGACTTCAGTGTGTCCACTACAGGAATGCTCGCTGGAGTGAAG ATGTCTCACAATGCAACCAGTGCCCTGTGTCGCTCTGTTAAACTGCAGTGTGAGTTGTATCCCTCTCGCGAGGTGGCCGTGTGTCTCGACCCATACTGTGGCCTGGGCTTCGTCCTGTGGTGTCTCTGCAG cGTGTATGCAGGGCAGCAGTCTGTTCTGATCTCTCCAATGGATCTAGAGGTGAATCCTGCTTTGTGGCTGCAGTCCGTCAGTCAGTTTAAAGTCCGAGACACGTTCTGCTCATACTCTGTGATGGAGCTCTGCACAAGATCTCTCAGCTCTCTCACTGATTCTCTGAAG GCCCGTGGGATGGATCTGACCCGTGTGCGTTCGTGTGTGGTTGTGGCTGAAGAGAGGCCCCGTGTTGCTCTGACGCAGTCCTTCTGTAAGCTCTTTAAGGACGTGGGGCTGCACCCGCGTGCCGTCAGCACTGCCTTCGGCTGCAGGGTCAATCTCGCCATCTGCCTACAG CCTCATAGGTTGGGGAAACTTGCTGAGCAG GGAACATCAGGACCGGATCCTACTACTGTCTATGTGGACATGAGAGCACTGAGACATGACag ggtGAGACTGGTTGAAAGAGGATCTCCACACAGTCTAGCTCTCATGGAATCTGGGAAG attttacCTGGTGTACGCATCATCATCGCTAACCCAGAGACAAAAGGACCAATCGGAGACTCTCATTTAGGGGAG ATCTGGGTCCACAGTCCACAGAATGCCAGTGGGTACTTCACTGTGTTTGGAGAGGAGATTGTGCGTTCGGATCATTTCGGAGCCAGGTTGAGCTTTGGAGACACTCAGACTGTGTGGGCCAGAACCGGATACCTGGGGTTCCTGCGCAGGACCGACCTCACTGATGCAAGTGGAG AAAGGCACGATGCCCTTTATGTGGTGGGAGCGTTAGATGAAGTCATGGAGCTGAGAGGTATGAAATACCATCCCATTGACATTGAAACGTCCATCATCAGGGCACACCGGAATATCACAGAGTG CGCCGTGTTCACATGGACGAATCTCTTAGTGGTGGTGGTGGAGTTGGATGGTTCCGAGCAGGAAGCTCTAGATCTGGTTCCCATGGTAACTAATGTGGTTCTAGAGGAACACTATTTGATTGTTGGCGTGGTGGTCGTCGTGGACACTGGCGTAATTCCCATTAACTCTCGCGGAGAGAAGCAACGCATGCACCTACGGGACGGCTTCCTCGCCGACCAGCTCGACCCCATATATGTGGCTTACAACATGTAG